From Brassica oleracea var. oleracea cultivar TO1000 chromosome C3, BOL, whole genome shotgun sequence, a single genomic window includes:
- the LOC106328212 gene encoding auxin transporter protein 1 isoform X1: MLCFLNSQKDRQRFLKKNSKRRTDLEAKMSAGMRHGEEAIVPSGNDNEGVQVNGNNTGKIDEHDGSDGSKLSSFLWHGGSVWDAWFSCASNQVAQVLLTLPYSFSQLGMLSGIVLQIFYGLLGSWTAYLISVLYVEYRARKEKEGKNFKNHVIQWFEVLDGLLGTYWKALGLAFNCTFLLFGSVIQLIACASNIYYINDHLDKRTWTYIFGACCATTVFIPSFHNYRIWSFLGLGMTTYTAWYLAIASIIHGQTEGVKHSGPTKLVLYFTGATNILYTFGGHAVTVEIMHAMWKPQKFKYIYLMATLYVFTLTIPSASAVYWAFGDELLDHSNAFSLLPKNGWRDAAVILMLIHQFITFGFACTPLYFVWEKVIGMHDTKSICLRALARLPVVIPIWFLAIIFPFFGPINSAVGALLVSFTVYIIPSLAHMLTYRSASARQNAAEKPPFFLPSWTAMYVLNAFVVIWVLIVGFGFGGWASVTNFVRQVDTFGLFAKCYQCKPPVPAAAAAHAPVSALHHRL, from the exons ATGCTTTGTTTCTTGAATTCACAGAAAGACAGACAGAGATTTCTTAAAAAAAATAGTAAAAGAAGAACAG ATCTTGAGGCAAAAATGTCGGCGGGAATGAGGCACGGAGAAGAGGCGATAGTCCCAAGCGGAAATGACAACGAAGGAGTTCAGGTAAACGGAAACAACACCGGAAAAATCGACGAGCACGACGGCTCCGACGGTTCTAAACTAAGCAGTTTCCTCTGGCACGGTGGCTCCGTCTGGGACGCTTGGTTCAGCTGCGCATCTAACCAG GTGGCGCAAGTGCTTTTGACGCTGCCGTACTCGTTCAGTCAACTAGGAATGTTATCAGGAATAGTACTTCAGATCTTCTATGGTTTACTCGGAAGCTGGACTGCTTACCTCATCAGTGTTCTCTACGTTGAGTATCGAGCTCGTAAGGAGAAAGAAGGCAAAAACTTTAAGAACCACGTTATTCAG TGGTTCGAAGTGCTTGATGGATTACTCGGGACATACTGGAAAGCACTAGGGCTCGCATTTAACTGCACTTTCCTCTTGTTCGGATCTGTAATCCAACTCATTGCTTGTGCCAG TAACATTTATTACATAAACGATCACTTGGACAAGAGAACATGGACTTACATATTCGGTGCATGTTGTGCAACCACTGTTTTTATACCGTCGTTCCATAATTACCGGATTTGGTCATTCCTCGGCTTGGGTATGACCACTTACACCGCGTGGTACTTGGCCATCGCCTCCATTATCCACGGCCAG ACGGAAGGTGTGAAACACTCAGGTCCAACGAAGCTAGTTCTTTATTTCACCGGAGCTACCAATATACTGTATACCTTTGGTGGTCACGCGGTTACTGT TGAGATAATGCATGCAATGTGGAAGCCACAGAAGTTTAAGTACATTTACTTAATGGCGACGTTATACGTTTTCACATTAACGATACCGTCAGCTTCCGCCGTTTACTGGGCCTTCGGAGACGAACTTCTCGACCATTCCAACGCATTTTCTCTTCTCCCCAAGAACGGGTGGCGTGATGCCGCCGTTATCCTAATGCTCATTCACCAG TTTATAACGTTCGGATTTGCGTGTACCCCGCTTTACTTTGTGTGGGAGAAAGTGATAGGGATGCATGACACAAAGAGCATTTGCTTGAGGGCTTTAGCTCGTTTGCCTGTGGTTATACCTATATGGTTCTTAGCTATTATTTTCCCGTTTTTCGGTCCGATCAATTCCGCGGTTGGTGCTCTTCTGGTTAGCTTCACCGTCTATATCATCCCGTCCCTTGCTCACATGCTCACTTACCGATCTGCCTCCGCTCGTCAG AATGCGGCGGAGAAGCCGCCGTTCTTCTTGCCGAGCTGGACGGCGATGTACGTGTTGAACGCTTTCGTGGTTATTTGGGTTCTAATAGTTGGATTCGGGTTCGGTGGATGGGCAAGTGTTACCAACTTTGTTCGTCAAGTCGACACTTTTGGTCTCTTTGCTAAGTGTTACCAATGTAAACCACCGGTTCCAGCTGCAGCCGCCGCGCACGCTCCTGTTTCCGCTTTACACCACCGCCTTTGA
- the LOC106328212 gene encoding auxin transporter protein 1 isoform X2, translated as MSAGMRHGEEAIVPSGNDNEGVQVNGNNTGKIDEHDGSDGSKLSSFLWHGGSVWDAWFSCASNQVAQVLLTLPYSFSQLGMLSGIVLQIFYGLLGSWTAYLISVLYVEYRARKEKEGKNFKNHVIQWFEVLDGLLGTYWKALGLAFNCTFLLFGSVIQLIACASNIYYINDHLDKRTWTYIFGACCATTVFIPSFHNYRIWSFLGLGMTTYTAWYLAIASIIHGQTEGVKHSGPTKLVLYFTGATNILYTFGGHAVTVEIMHAMWKPQKFKYIYLMATLYVFTLTIPSASAVYWAFGDELLDHSNAFSLLPKNGWRDAAVILMLIHQFITFGFACTPLYFVWEKVIGMHDTKSICLRALARLPVVIPIWFLAIIFPFFGPINSAVGALLVSFTVYIIPSLAHMLTYRSASARQNAAEKPPFFLPSWTAMYVLNAFVVIWVLIVGFGFGGWASVTNFVRQVDTFGLFAKCYQCKPPVPAAAAAHAPVSALHHRL; from the exons ATGTCGGCGGGAATGAGGCACGGAGAAGAGGCGATAGTCCCAAGCGGAAATGACAACGAAGGAGTTCAGGTAAACGGAAACAACACCGGAAAAATCGACGAGCACGACGGCTCCGACGGTTCTAAACTAAGCAGTTTCCTCTGGCACGGTGGCTCCGTCTGGGACGCTTGGTTCAGCTGCGCATCTAACCAG GTGGCGCAAGTGCTTTTGACGCTGCCGTACTCGTTCAGTCAACTAGGAATGTTATCAGGAATAGTACTTCAGATCTTCTATGGTTTACTCGGAAGCTGGACTGCTTACCTCATCAGTGTTCTCTACGTTGAGTATCGAGCTCGTAAGGAGAAAGAAGGCAAAAACTTTAAGAACCACGTTATTCAG TGGTTCGAAGTGCTTGATGGATTACTCGGGACATACTGGAAAGCACTAGGGCTCGCATTTAACTGCACTTTCCTCTTGTTCGGATCTGTAATCCAACTCATTGCTTGTGCCAG TAACATTTATTACATAAACGATCACTTGGACAAGAGAACATGGACTTACATATTCGGTGCATGTTGTGCAACCACTGTTTTTATACCGTCGTTCCATAATTACCGGATTTGGTCATTCCTCGGCTTGGGTATGACCACTTACACCGCGTGGTACTTGGCCATCGCCTCCATTATCCACGGCCAG ACGGAAGGTGTGAAACACTCAGGTCCAACGAAGCTAGTTCTTTATTTCACCGGAGCTACCAATATACTGTATACCTTTGGTGGTCACGCGGTTACTGT TGAGATAATGCATGCAATGTGGAAGCCACAGAAGTTTAAGTACATTTACTTAATGGCGACGTTATACGTTTTCACATTAACGATACCGTCAGCTTCCGCCGTTTACTGGGCCTTCGGAGACGAACTTCTCGACCATTCCAACGCATTTTCTCTTCTCCCCAAGAACGGGTGGCGTGATGCCGCCGTTATCCTAATGCTCATTCACCAG TTTATAACGTTCGGATTTGCGTGTACCCCGCTTTACTTTGTGTGGGAGAAAGTGATAGGGATGCATGACACAAAGAGCATTTGCTTGAGGGCTTTAGCTCGTTTGCCTGTGGTTATACCTATATGGTTCTTAGCTATTATTTTCCCGTTTTTCGGTCCGATCAATTCCGCGGTTGGTGCTCTTCTGGTTAGCTTCACCGTCTATATCATCCCGTCCCTTGCTCACATGCTCACTTACCGATCTGCCTCCGCTCGTCAG AATGCGGCGGAGAAGCCGCCGTTCTTCTTGCCGAGCTGGACGGCGATGTACGTGTTGAACGCTTTCGTGGTTATTTGGGTTCTAATAGTTGGATTCGGGTTCGGTGGATGGGCAAGTGTTACCAACTTTGTTCGTCAAGTCGACACTTTTGGTCTCTTTGCTAAGTGTTACCAATGTAAACCACCGGTTCCAGCTGCAGCCGCCGCGCACGCTCCTGTTTCCGCTTTACACCACCGCCTTTGA